The genomic stretch ATTTGCGGTCGCCATAGCGCACCGCCGGATGATATTTCGTCGAGCGCACCCAGATCGGATATTCCGCCAGCGCGCCGGAATGCAGGATCGCCTGATAGAAATCCACCGAGCTGTAGATGATCGGCTTCTTGCCGTAATGGCGCTCCATATCCTCGAGCATGACGCGCATGTCGCGCAGCACCTCGTCGCGATAGAGCGTGCGCTTGCAGCTGCGGGAGGTGGGCGTCGCCTCCACGTCCAGCACGGGCGGCAGCGCGTCCGGCTCCACCGGCACGACGGATTTGAAGAAGCCGGTCTCCTCATGCGGGGGCCGGCACCAATAGACGAAATGATAGGCGCCGCGCGGCACGCCGGCCGCCTTGGCCGCCGCCCAATTGCGCTGGAACTTGGAATCGAGCGCGTCGCCGCCCTCGGTCGCCTTGATGAAGGCGAAGCCGACGCCGGACTCCTTCACCGCCTGCCAGTCGATGTCGCCCTGATATTTGGAGACATCGACGCCATGCACGGC from Methylosinus sp. C49 encodes the following:
- a CDS encoding GH25 family lysozyme, yielding MRSNEIFAAAAAVLLSTALSGCGSAVDPSYSARPRFATSAPLVNARKDPTYLAYAVPESQLHAYPATRSAEFAVHGVDVSKYQGDIDWQAVKESGVGFAFIKATEGGDALDSKFQRNWAAAKAAGVPRGAYHFVYWCRPPHEETGFFKSVVPVEPDALPPVLDVEATPTSRSCKRTLYRDEVLRDMRVMLEDMERHYGKKPIIYSSVDFYQAILHSGALAEYPIWVRSTKYHPAVRYGDRKWTFWQYRSDGHVPGIPVAVDQNTFNGSHAQWREWLADQTGLKAQPVATAAAKPIDDRSIEKLIEEDPAMLPSAMKNAQ